In the Pseudomonas orientalis genome, one interval contains:
- a CDS encoding M4 family metallopeptidase, producing the protein MCVRHPRNPIFCLIPPYMLDQIARHGDKAQREVALRTRAKDSTFRSLRMLAVPAKGPARMALAAGAEKQRSIYSADNTDSLPGKLIRGEGQPASGDAAVDEAYDGLGATFDFFDQVFDRNSIDDAGMALDATVHFGQDYNNAFWNSTQMVFGDGDQQLFNRFTVALDVIGHELAHGVTEDEAKLMYFNQSGALNESMSDVFGSLIKQYALKQKAEDADWLIGKGLFTKKIKGTALRSMKAPGTAFDDKLLGKDPQPGHMDDFVQTYDDNGGVHINSGIPNHAFYQVATRIGGFAWERAGRIWYDALRDSRLRPNSGFLRFARITHDIAGQLYGVNKDEQKAVKDGWKAVGINV; encoded by the coding sequence ATGTGTGTTCGCCACCCGCGAAATCCGATTTTCTGCCTGATCCCGCCGTACATGCTCGACCAGATCGCGCGCCACGGTGACAAAGCCCAACGCGAGGTTGCGCTGCGTACGCGCGCCAAGGACAGCACGTTCCGCTCGTTGCGCATGCTCGCCGTGCCCGCCAAAGGCCCGGCCCGCATGGCGCTGGCGGCGGGCGCCGAGAAACAGCGCTCGATCTACAGCGCCGACAACACCGACAGCCTGCCCGGCAAGCTGATCCGTGGCGAAGGGCAACCCGCCAGCGGTGATGCCGCGGTGGACGAGGCCTACGACGGCCTGGGCGCGACCTTCGATTTTTTCGACCAGGTGTTCGACCGCAATTCCATCGACGATGCCGGCATGGCGCTGGATGCCACCGTGCACTTTGGCCAGGACTACAACAATGCGTTCTGGAACTCGACCCAGATGGTCTTTGGTGATGGCGACCAGCAGTTGTTCAACCGCTTCACCGTGGCCCTCGACGTGATTGGTCATGAACTCGCCCACGGCGTCACCGAGGATGAAGCCAAGCTGATGTACTTCAACCAGTCCGGTGCGTTGAACGAGTCAATGTCGGATGTGTTCGGGTCGCTGATCAAGCAATACGCGTTAAAGCAGAAGGCCGAGGACGCCGATTGGCTGATCGGCAAAGGGTTGTTTACCAAAAAGATCAAAGGCACTGCATTGCGCTCGATGAAAGCCCCCGGCACCGCATTTGATGACAAATTGCTGGGCAAGGACCCGCAGCCGGGGCATATGGATGACTTTGTGCAAACCTATGACGACAACGGTGGCGTGCACATTAATTCCGGCATTCCCAACCATGCGTTCTATCAGGTTGCCACCCGGATTGGCGGGTTCGCCTGGGAGCGTGCCGGGCGTATCTGGTATGACGCCCTGCGTGATTCGCGGTTGCGGCCGAACTCCGGTTTTTTGCGTTTTGCGCGCATCACCCACGATATTGCCGGCCAGCTTTATGGCGTGAACAAGGATGAGCAGAAGGCGGTCAAGGACGGTTGGAAAGCGGTCGGTATCAACGTCTGA
- a CDS encoding DNA/RNA non-specific endonuclease: MPARHVKTDLSYRPRLADLRPLLTPSPSLLEARAATPRVTAAKDLQDRRGYAEDFLGSFAVPWPTLEPTVAGDAQPGRLDYTHFSISMSRARRLALYVGVNIDGGKHVDIVRSNDTWAYDGRLPLDAQVGDDLYAGNGLDRGHLVRRQDPNWGDEANTANLDTFHFTNCSPQMSGFNQKTWLELEDYILDNTQRWKARASIFSGPVFADDDRLYRGVKIPQAFWKVVAYLSDDGKPSASAYMIDQRRELDQLDLVFGPLKTYRRSVLQIEQLTGIRFGNLADYDGFSNEERATGTRIEALIRGPQDIRL; the protein is encoded by the coding sequence ATGCCCGCACGCCACGTCAAAACTGACCTGTCCTATCGCCCAAGGCTTGCCGACCTTCGCCCACTGCTCACGCCCAGTCCATCCTTGCTGGAGGCCAGGGCCGCGACGCCGCGTGTCACCGCAGCCAAGGACCTGCAGGATCGGCGCGGCTACGCCGAGGATTTTCTCGGCAGCTTCGCGGTGCCCTGGCCCACGCTGGAACCGACCGTGGCAGGCGACGCCCAGCCCGGGCGCCTGGACTACACGCACTTTTCCATCAGCATGTCGCGCGCCCGCCGCCTGGCACTCTATGTCGGCGTCAACATCGACGGCGGCAAGCACGTGGATATCGTGCGCAGCAACGACACCTGGGCCTACGACGGCCGCCTGCCCCTCGACGCCCAGGTGGGCGACGACCTCTACGCCGGCAACGGCCTGGACCGTGGTCATCTGGTGCGGCGCCAGGACCCGAACTGGGGCGACGAGGCGAACACCGCCAACCTCGACACCTTCCACTTCACCAACTGCTCGCCGCAGATGAGCGGCTTCAACCAGAAGACCTGGCTGGAACTGGAGGACTATATCCTCGACAACACCCAGCGCTGGAAAGCCCGCGCCAGTATCTTCAGCGGGCCGGTGTTCGCCGACGACGACCGCCTGTACCGTGGCGTGAAAATCCCCCAGGCGTTCTGGAAAGTCGTGGCCTACCTCAGCGACGACGGCAAACCCTCCGCCAGCGCGTACATGATTGATCAGCGCCGCGAGCTGGATCAACTGGACCTGGTCTTCGGCCCGCTCAAAACCTACCGGCGCAGCGTGTTGCAGATCGAACAACTGACCGGGATCCGCTTCGGCAACCTGGCCGACTACGACGGTTTCAGCAACGAAGAGCGCGCCACCGGAACGCGGATCGAAGCGCTGATCCGGGGGCCGCAGGATATCCGACTCTGA